GCGGTACGACATCCGGCACGACAGCGGCCGTTGCCGCGGCGCGGCAGGGGGTGACGACGCTCGTCGTCGAATCCACGCCGATGCTCGGCGGAATGTTTACGGCGCAGGGCGTTCCGGCCGTCGACGGCAATGCCAATCTGCCTTCGGGCTTGTGGAATGAATTCCGCGAGGCGCTCCGGGCCCATTACGGAGGAGCCCCGGCTCTGGCTACCGGATGGGTGAGCAATACGCTCTTCGAACCCCATGTCGCCGACAGTATTTTCAAAGCCATGGCTGCGGCCGAACCGGCGTTGTCGGTCGAGTATGGATTCCGCCCCGTGAAGGTATTCAGGCGCGGCCGTAAAGTCTCCGGGGCGCGGTTCGTCGACAAAGCCGGCAACAGGCTGGAGGTTTCGGCCGAAGTCACCGTCGACGCCACCGACCTGGGCGACGCGCTTCCCCTGAGCGGTACGCCTTACCGGTTGGGAATGGATTCGCGCAGCCTGACGGGCGAGTCGCTGGCCCCGGAGAAGGCCCGCAATATCGTACAGGACCTGACGGTCACTGCGATTCTCAAGGACTACGGCCCCGGGACCGACAGGACGATCCCGCGCCCCGAGGGCTACGATCCCGCGGAGTTCTCCGGTTGTAATGCGACGGCTGTCGGCGATCCGATTCCGCCCGAAATGGTGATTACCTACGGTCGCCTGCCCAACGGCAAGTACATGATCAACTGGCCGACCAAGGGCAACGACATCTACCTCAATGTCGTCGAACTGCCGTATGAACGGCGCGAAGCCGCGTTGCGTCCGGCGCGTGAAAAGACGCTGCGTTTCATTTATTACATCCAGACCGAACTGGGATACCGCAACCTGGGTATCGCCGACGACGAATTCGACACTCCCGACGGACTGGCCTATCTGCCTTACCATCGCGAGGGACGCCGGGCGGAAGGGGTCGTCATGCTGACTTTCGACGACGTGATGGCACGTTACGACCGGCCTGCGCCGCTTTACCGGACGGGTATTTCGGTAGGCGACTACCCGGTGGACCATCACCACAAATGCCGTCCCGACGTTCCCGGCATCGCATTCCTGCCCGTGCCGTCGTTTTGTGTTCCGGCGGGAGTGATGATTCCGGCCCGAACCGACAATCTTATCGTTTCGGACAAAGCGATCTCGGTCTCGAACCTGATCAACGGGTCGACGCGCGTGCAGCCCGTCGTCATGCTTACCGGACAGGCCGCGGGGACGCTGGCGGCCCTTGCGGTCAAGGCCGGCTGTACGCCCCGCGAAGTCCCCGTACGGCGGCTTCAGGCTGCCTTGCTGGCCCAGAAAGCTTATCTTCAGCCGCTCTATGACGTGAAGCCCGACGATCCGGATTTCGGGTTGTTGCAGCGTATCGCTTCCACGGGCATCCTGCGCATGACGGGCGAACCCTACCAGTGGGCGAATCGTTCGTGGTTTTACCCCGAGCGGACGGTATCGGTCGGGGAATTTACGCTGGGGTTGCACGACTATGCCCCGCAGATCGCGGTCGAGGACGACCCGGCGCCCCTCACGGCGGCTTCAGCGGCTGACCTGCTCCGCAGGGCCGGCGGACGGATTGCCCCGAGCGCCGATACGACGCCACTGACCCGGCGCGAAGCGGCCCGCATGGTCGACGAGGCGCTGCATCCGTTCGAGCGGGACATCGATTTTGAAGGAAATCTCAAATAAACCATCCGATCATGAAAAAAATGATTTTTTTACTGCTGGCCGCCCTGCTGACGACAGCCGTTTCTGCCCAGGACTACTACACGACCAAGCGCAATGTCGAGGAACTCGTGCCCGTAACACGCCGTAATATCGTCATGCTCGGCAACAGCCTCACCGAACGCGGATTCTGGTCCGAGTATTTCCCGGATAAGCGGGTGCTCAACCGCGGTATCGGCGGAGACCGTATCGTCGGGATGCTTGCCCGCCTCGACCCCATCGTCGGAGGGCAGCCGCGCGCCATCTTTATTATGGCAGGAGTGAACGATCTGGTGTTTACGGATATCAGCAACGAAGACCTGCTCGGGCAGTATGAGCGGATGCTCGACATTATTGCGGACAAATCTCCCCGCACGAAGGTTTACATCCAGAGCGCACTGCCCGTCGACGAGTCGCGCGGCGAATCGCTCAAAGGCAAGAATGTCCGTATCGCCGAGTTCAACGCCCTGCTGCAAAAGGCCGCAGCAGCGCGCGGATTGCAATACATCGATATTTGGAGCAGCATGGCCGAGAACGGACAACTGCCCGAAAAATACCATTTCGACGGGATTCACCTCAAGGCCGACGGTTATAAAGTCTGGATCGACAAGATTCGTCCGTACGTAAAATAATCCGGCTATGAAAGTCCTGTTCTTTGCTGTCGCGCTGTTCCTGTCGGCCGGGGCCGGTGCGGCCGGCGGCGGGCCGCGTTCCTGCCGGGCGGATTCGGAGCTGGTCCGCTTTGTAGGGCGTGCCGCCGGAGACGCCGCCGGCAGCCTGTCGTTCGATTGGAGCGGCAGCCATTTTTCGTTCCGTTTCGACGGTACGGCTTGCTCGATGCGCGCTTCGGACACCGGGTGTAACTACTACAATGTCTTCGTCGATGGTAAGTTCTATGGCACGGTGACGGTCGAGGGCGGGGCCTCTGTCATCCCGCTTGTCGGAAAACTCCGCCGCGGACCGCACACCGTGACGGTTCAGAAGCGGACCGAAGCCGAGCAGGGGCGAACGACGCTCTACGCGATAGAGACCGACGGCAGG
This Alistipes shahii WAL 8301 DNA region includes the following protein-coding sequences:
- a CDS encoding FAD-dependent oxidoreductase — protein: MKRTGFLLAAVLVVTVAFALSAAAKTTRRVVDVLIIGGTTSGTTAAVAAARQGVTTLVVESTPMLGGMFTAQGVPAVDGNANLPSGLWNEFREALRAHYGGAPALATGWVSNTLFEPHVADSIFKAMAAAEPALSVEYGFRPVKVFRRGRKVSGARFVDKAGNRLEVSAEVTVDATDLGDALPLSGTPYRLGMDSRSLTGESLAPEKARNIVQDLTVTAILKDYGPGTDRTIPRPEGYDPAEFSGCNATAVGDPIPPEMVITYGRLPNGKYMINWPTKGNDIYLNVVELPYERREAALRPAREKTLRFIYYIQTELGYRNLGIADDEFDTPDGLAYLPYHREGRRAEGVVMLTFDDVMARYDRPAPLYRTGISVGDYPVDHHHKCRPDVPGIAFLPVPSFCVPAGVMIPARTDNLIVSDKAISVSNLINGSTRVQPVVMLTGQAAGTLAALAVKAGCTPREVPVRRLQAALLAQKAYLQPLYDVKPDDPDFGLLQRIASTGILRMTGEPYQWANRSWFYPERTVSVGEFTLGLHDYAPQIAVEDDPAPLTAASAADLLRRAGGRIAPSADTTPLTRREAARMVDEALHPFERDIDFEGNLK
- a CDS encoding GDSL-type esterase/lipase family protein, translated to MKKMIFLLLAALLTTAVSAQDYYTTKRNVEELVPVTRRNIVMLGNSLTERGFWSEYFPDKRVLNRGIGGDRIVGMLARLDPIVGGQPRAIFIMAGVNDLVFTDISNEDLLGQYERMLDIIADKSPRTKVYIQSALPVDESRGESLKGKNVRIAEFNALLQKAAAARGLQYIDIWSSMAENGQLPEKYHFDGIHLKADGYKVWIDKIRPYVK